The following coding sequences are from one Leguminivora glycinivorella isolate SPB_JAAS2020 chromosome 7, LegGlyc_1.1, whole genome shotgun sequence window:
- the LOC125228099 gene encoding keratin-associated protein 19-2-like, which produces MFTKIAIIACLFGLAYAGVEYNIGSGLGYGPSALGYGAGLGYAAGYAGLGHNAALGYAGYPSLGYGTGLGYAGHRGLGYDQATSHVHRVDYKTGYGGLAGYGGYGAGYGAGYGGYGRGLLGGYGGW; this is translated from the coding sequence ATGTTTACTAAGATTGCAATTATCGCTTGCCTGTTTGGGTTAGCCTACGCTGGTGTGGAATATAACATTGGCTCTGGACTTGGTTACGGTCCTAGTGCCCTTGGTTACGGCGCGGGTCTTGGTTATGCAGCTGGTTACGCCGGATTAGGCCATAACGCTGCCCTGGGCTATGCTGGTTACCCTAGTCTGGGCTATGGAACTGGTCTCGGCTATGCTGGTCACAGAGGCCTGGGATACGACCAGGCGACTTCTCACGTTCATCGTGTTGACTACAAGACTGGCTACGGCGGTTTAGCTGGCTACGGTGGATATGGCGCTGGTTACGGGGCGGGCTATGGTGGTTACGGACGCGGCCTTCTCGGTGGTTACGGCGGTtggtaa